Proteins encoded by one window of Lepeophtheirus salmonis chromosome 3, UVic_Lsal_1.4, whole genome shotgun sequence:
- the LOC121114891 gene encoding aurora kinase A-A, producing the protein MSNPFGKNYPKGSADNPWHLSDFEIGRPLGKGKFGNVYMAREKKSKYIVALKILFKSQLQKNSVEHQLRREIEIQTHLRSPRVLRLFGYFWDDSKIYLILEFAARGELYKTLQNQPNARFAESTAAKYIKQMTEALIYCQSMNVIHRDIKPENLLLDLKGDLKIADFGWSVHAPGNRRGTMCGTLDYLPPEMINGEKYDKTLDLWSLGVLMFEFLVGRPPFECKTQQETYKRIAKVDIMWPDPNFIGLDARDLIRSLLRIKPTQRIPLEQVLEHPWILRHNQTA; encoded by the coding sequence ATGTCCAATCCGTTTGGAAAGAATTACCCTAAGGGATCTGCAGACAATCCCTGGCACTTGTCCGACTTCGAAATCGGGAGACCTCTTGGAAAAGGTAAATTTGGTAACGTATATATGGCTCGTGAGAAGAAATCCAAGTACATTGTGGCTCTGAAGATCCTCTTCAAAAGCCAACTTCAGAAGAACAGTGTGGAGCATCAATTAAGGAGAGAAATAGAGATTCAAACACATCTTCGTAGTCCTCGTGTTCTCCGCCTTTTCGGGTATTTCTGGGATGACTCCAAGATCTATCTCATTCTCGAGTTCGCAGCTCGTGGTGAACTCTACAAAACGCTTCAGAATCAACCCAATGCTCGCTTTGCAGAGAGCACTGCAGCTAAATATATCAAGCAGATGACGGAGGCACTCATCTACTGTCAATCTATGAATGTCATTCACAGAGATATTAAGCCAGAAAACTTGCTCCTGGATCTCAAAGGAGATCTCAAAATTGCTGATTTTGGGTGGTCGGTCCATGCTCCTGGTAATCGGAGAGGAACCATGTGTGGAACATTAGATTATCTTCCTCCAGAAATGATCAACGGTGAAAAATATGACAAGACGTTAGATTTGTGGTCATTGGGAGTGCTAATGTTTGAGTTCCTTGTCGGAAGACCTCCATTTGAATGTAAAACACAGCAAGAGACTTACAAACGTATCGCTAAAGTTGATATCATGTGGCCAGATCCTAATTTCATAGGCCTGGATGCCCGTGATTTAATTCGTAGTTTACTACGTATAAAGCCAACGCAAAGAATTCCCTTAGAACAAGTCCTTGAGCATCCTTGGATCCTTCGACACAATCAAACTGCATAA
- the LOC121114890 gene encoding C-signal codes for MATSSLSSVLITGCNRGLGLGLVKEILKSKGAETKVLATYRTPETSQELLKLSEKYSSLMPIQFDVKDYSSYDSFIKEVTGSLGGSGLDMLINNAGVNLPKGRTLRDLTPEVMLETYQTNCISPTLITRDLVPLLSKGTFSTEGQNSVVIQMSAIVGSVSLNPQPGWYPYSCSKSALNMSMSLLQKELKRKKITLISFHPGWVKTDLGGPKAPLSIEDCSSKMMETFLQLSPKDQGKFFTVGKKALTW; via the exons atgGCTACATCTTCCTTAAGTTCTGTTTTAATTACGGGATGCAATCGTGGACTTGGTTTAGGTCTCGTCAAAGAAATTCTTAAGTCAAAAGGAGCAGAAACCAAGGTATTAGCAACATATCGGACACCTGAAACGTCCCAAGAACTTCTCAAATTATCAGAAAAGTATTCTTCACTTATGCCCATACAATTTGATGTCAAAGACTATTCATCATATGATTCATTTATAAAGGAGGTAACGGGTAGTCTAG GAGGATCTGGACTTGATATGCTTATCAACAACGCGGGTGTCAATTTACCAAAAGGGAGAACACTAAGAGACTTGACACCCGAAGTCATGTTGGAGACCTACCAGACCAATTGCATTTCCCCAACGCTTATTACTAGGGATTTAGTTCCTTTATTGTCTAAAGGAACATTTTCCACTGAGGGACAGAATTCTGTCGTTATTCAAATGAGTGCCATCGTAGGATCTGTTTCTCTTAATCCTCAGCCAGGATGGTACCCTTATTCCTGTAGTAAAAGCGCCTTGAATATGTCCATGTCTCTTTTACAAAAAGAGCTCAAACGAAAGAAAATCACTCTTATATCCTTTCATCCAGGATGGGTAAAAACGGACTTGGGAGGCCCTAAAGCTCCTCTTTCCATTGAAGACTGCTCATCAAAGATGATGGAAACGTTTCTCCAGTTATCACCTAAAGATCAAGGGAAATTTTTTACTGTAGGAAAAAAAGCCTTAACTTGGTAA